In Nematostella vectensis chromosome 2, jaNemVect1.1, whole genome shotgun sequence, one genomic interval encodes:
- the LOC5514019 gene encoding DNA polymerase eta isoform X2, translating into MTVPEIAEEVWRTTAIEGLSSKGSDTTISDELQKEWLSQLEASPYLRNLAAGAVIAAEMRHAVLEKTGFTCSAGVATNKVLAKLCCGLNKPDKQTLLPHSAVTNLFKTMPLRKVRHLGGKLGSQLHSELNVEFMGDLLQFKINDLKAQFGSKNGELLYNLCRGIDNEPVRARQLPKSVSCGKNFPGKTKLSTCQQVKFWMEQLVEELHERLIREVEVNDRQGTLLTVGLRTEDAPARSRQCPLQSPDKSWLNKRIYEVLLSFKTNKEDSDKWEPAITNLYLGGSKFVEAPSASSTPAIRTFFSPAVSAKETFESDNSGQYPGNIEPRQSLVNSEITASEAAQSECKVSPVRGSMDAFVTKMSGPSDPCKNTNDSSRLDCEPMPATKSSLSPLKSRTGIWRYMRLPNLENEQNQGDKYRASEEVRTIAQSKPLCDSGKYNCSDSETLKTSENSDRGEVGTFSGSVATAFQHSDSDYMQCDTCKEMVSAWDLPEHLDFHFAEQLQRGDNISQHASPPRKKQKTAALNIKTFFDS; encoded by the exons ATGACAGTTCCAGAAATAGCTGAGGAGGTTTGGAGAACAACGGCAATAGAGGGCCTCTCTTCAAAGGGTTCTGATACAACAATCAGTGATGAGCTACAAAAAGAATGGTTGAGTCAGCTGGAAGCCAGCCCTTACCTTAGAAACTTAGCAGCTGGTGCTGTAATAGCCGCTGAAATGAGGCATGCAGTCTTGGAAAAAACAGGTTTTACCTGTTCTGCAGGTGTAGCAACAAATAAG GTTCTAGCAAAGCTATGCTGTGGTCTCAACAAGCCTGATAAACAAACTCTACTTCCTCATTCTGCAGTTACTAATTTGTTCAAGACTATGCCCTTACGGAAAGT GAGACATTTGGGGGGTAAACTTGGCAGCCAGCTGCATTCAGAGCTGAATGTGGAATTCATGGGTGATTTATTGCAATTCAAGATAAATGACCTCAAAGCACAGTTTGGCAGTAAGAACGG CGAGCTGCTTTATAATTTGTGTAGAGGAATTGATAATGAGCCTGTACGAGCCCGTCAACTTCCCAAGTCAGTCAGTTGTGGCAAGAATTTTCCAGGAAAAACAAAGCTATCGACATGCCAACAG GTTAAGTTCTGGATGGAACAGCTAGTTGAAGAACTTCATGAACGGCTCATCAGAGAAGTAGAAGTG AATGATCGTCAAGGGACCCTTTTGACCGTTGGTCTACGGACAGAAGATGCTCCTGCGCGTTCCCGACAGTGTCCACTACAGAGCCCTGACAAGAGTTGGCTGAACAAGCGGATCTATGAGGTCTTACTCTCGTTTAAGACAAACAAGGAGGACAGTGATAAGTG GGAACCAGCTATTACAAACCTCTACCTGGGAGGCAGCAAGTTTGTCGAGGCGCCGAGTGCGTCTTCTACCCCCGCCATTCGCACCTTCTTCTCGCCGGCGGTAAGCGCCAAAGAGACTTTTGAGTCTGACAACTCAGGGCAATATCCTGGAAACATCGAGCCTCGTCAGAGCCTTGTTAACTCGGAGATTACAGCTAGTGAGGCGGCCCAGAGCGAATGTAAGGTCTCGCCTGTTCGAGGTTCTATGGACGCTTTTGTCACCAAAATGTCTGGCCCTTCAGACCCTTGCAAGAATACAAATGATTCTAGTCGGCTGGATTGTGAACCAATGCCCGCTACTAAATCTTCCCTCAGTCCGCTTAAATCTAGAACTGGAATTTGGCGATACATGAGATTGCCGAATTTGGAAAACGAACAAAATCAGGGTGACAAATATAGGGCAAGCGAAGAGGTAAGGACCATCGCGCAATCCAAGCCATTGTGCGATTCCGGGAAATATAATTGTTCTGATTCCGAGACATTGAAAACCTCGGAAAATTCGGACCGAGGTGAAGTTGGCACATTTTCTGGCAGTGTTGCTACGGCTTTTCAACACAGCGACTCTGACTATATGCAGTGTGATACATGCAAGGAAATGGTGTCCGCGTGGGACTTGCCCGAGCACCTAGACTTCCACTTCGCGGAACAGCTACAACGCGGAGATAATATTTCCCAGCATGCATCTCCGCCGAGGAAGAAACAGAAAACAGCGGCATTAAAcattaaaacatttttcgatTCCTGA
- the LOC5514019 gene encoding DNA polymerase eta isoform X1 encodes MASDERVIALVDMDCFYVQVEQRRCPELKGKPCAVVQYNAWKGGGIIAVSYEARACGVTRNMRGDEAKQKCPDIALVQVPVLRGKANLAHYRDAGAEVLEVLTTYCDNCERASVDEAYLDLTNSAQKKLSVMTVPEIAEEVWRTTAIEGLSSKGSDTTISDELQKEWLSQLEASPYLRNLAAGAVIAAEMRHAVLEKTGFTCSAGVATNKVLAKLCCGLNKPDKQTLLPHSAVTNLFKTMPLRKVRHLGGKLGSQLHSELNVEFMGDLLQFKINDLKAQFGSKNGELLYNLCRGIDNEPVRARQLPKSVSCGKNFPGKTKLSTCQQVKFWMEQLVEELHERLIREVEVNDRQGTLLTVGLRTEDAPARSRQCPLQSPDKSWLNKRIYEVLLSFKTNKEDSDKWEPAITNLYLGGSKFVEAPSASSTPAIRTFFSPAVSAKETFESDNSGQYPGNIEPRQSLVNSEITASEAAQSECKVSPVRGSMDAFVTKMSGPSDPCKNTNDSSRLDCEPMPATKSSLSPLKSRTGIWRYMRLPNLENEQNQGDKYRASEEVRTIAQSKPLCDSGKYNCSDSETLKTSENSDRGEVGTFSGSVATAFQHSDSDYMQCDTCKEMVSAWDLPEHLDFHFAEQLQRGDNISQHASPPRKKQKTAALNIKTFFDS; translated from the exons ATGGCTAGCGATGAAAGAGTGATCGCCCTGGTCGACATGGACTGCTTTTATGTGCAGGTTGAACAGCGGCGATGCCCCGAGTTGAAGGGCAAACCTTGTGCAGTTGTCCAGTATAACGCGTGGAAGGGTGGAGG GATAATTGCTGTTAGCTACGAGGCTCGTGCTTGTGGGGTGACTAGAAACATGCGGGGTGATGAGGCCAAACAAAAGTGTCCGGACATTGCTCTTGTGCAGGTCCCTGTGCTGCGAGGAAAGGCAAACCTAGCTCACTACCGGGATGCTGGTGCTGAAGTGCTGGAAGTCCTGACCACATACTGTGATAATTGTGAGAGGGCAAGTGTTGACGAAGCTTACCTAGACCTCACAAATTCTGCTCAAAA aaaaCTTAGTGTTATGACAGTTCCAGAAATAGCTGAGGAGGTTTGGAGAACAACGGCAATAGAGGGCCTCTCTTCAAAGGGTTCTGATACAACAATCAGTGATGAGCTACAAAAAGAATGGTTGAGTCAGCTGGAAGCCAGCCCTTACCTTAGAAACTTAGCAGCTGGTGCTGTAATAGCCGCTGAAATGAGGCATGCAGTCTTGGAAAAAACAGGTTTTACCTGTTCTGCAGGTGTAGCAACAAATAAG GTTCTAGCAAAGCTATGCTGTGGTCTCAACAAGCCTGATAAACAAACTCTACTTCCTCATTCTGCAGTTACTAATTTGTTCAAGACTATGCCCTTACGGAAAGT GAGACATTTGGGGGGTAAACTTGGCAGCCAGCTGCATTCAGAGCTGAATGTGGAATTCATGGGTGATTTATTGCAATTCAAGATAAATGACCTCAAAGCACAGTTTGGCAGTAAGAACGG CGAGCTGCTTTATAATTTGTGTAGAGGAATTGATAATGAGCCTGTACGAGCCCGTCAACTTCCCAAGTCAGTCAGTTGTGGCAAGAATTTTCCAGGAAAAACAAAGCTATCGACATGCCAACAG GTTAAGTTCTGGATGGAACAGCTAGTTGAAGAACTTCATGAACGGCTCATCAGAGAAGTAGAAGTG AATGATCGTCAAGGGACCCTTTTGACCGTTGGTCTACGGACAGAAGATGCTCCTGCGCGTTCCCGACAGTGTCCACTACAGAGCCCTGACAAGAGTTGGCTGAACAAGCGGATCTATGAGGTCTTACTCTCGTTTAAGACAAACAAGGAGGACAGTGATAAGTG GGAACCAGCTATTACAAACCTCTACCTGGGAGGCAGCAAGTTTGTCGAGGCGCCGAGTGCGTCTTCTACCCCCGCCATTCGCACCTTCTTCTCGCCGGCGGTAAGCGCCAAAGAGACTTTTGAGTCTGACAACTCAGGGCAATATCCTGGAAACATCGAGCCTCGTCAGAGCCTTGTTAACTCGGAGATTACAGCTAGTGAGGCGGCCCAGAGCGAATGTAAGGTCTCGCCTGTTCGAGGTTCTATGGACGCTTTTGTCACCAAAATGTCTGGCCCTTCAGACCCTTGCAAGAATACAAATGATTCTAGTCGGCTGGATTGTGAACCAATGCCCGCTACTAAATCTTCCCTCAGTCCGCTTAAATCTAGAACTGGAATTTGGCGATACATGAGATTGCCGAATTTGGAAAACGAACAAAATCAGGGTGACAAATATAGGGCAAGCGAAGAGGTAAGGACCATCGCGCAATCCAAGCCATTGTGCGATTCCGGGAAATATAATTGTTCTGATTCCGAGACATTGAAAACCTCGGAAAATTCGGACCGAGGTGAAGTTGGCACATTTTCTGGCAGTGTTGCTACGGCTTTTCAACACAGCGACTCTGACTATATGCAGTGTGATACATGCAAGGAAATGGTGTCCGCGTGGGACTTGCCCGAGCACCTAGACTTCCACTTCGCGGAACAGCTACAACGCGGAGATAATATTTCCCAGCATGCATCTCCGCCGAGGAAGAAACAGAAAACAGCGGCATTAAAcattaaaacatttttcgatTCCTGA
- the LOC5514016 gene encoding uncharacterized protein LOC5514016 isoform X1, producing the protein MRSSPQVIGCFYLGLLLAVFKVAEAEGSIAETECSDVVGLSSGQIEGSKLNSSSTKYPVNLFGSHQGRLYNAHAWCATKDDAEPYLEIDIGFVRMIKSIATQGNPKDDQFVTSYALESYVIPEVWVTYLETGARRIFQGNSDGGQSVKNILKHITPARKIRVHPVTWYGHVCLRVELYGCDADPMVSLGMHSGEIPDWAITASSTFSTTYPPHKGRLNWMYSGSKQAWVSAVNDVNQFFQVNLQRRHYVTAVATQRRFSTSQYVTSYKVQHSKSSCGSFTTVLDENGQHKVFPGNADNEAVVRNILPYPLYTRCVRICPQSWINHISLRADMYTYGIASAVDMIEGNNNAVYTASSSYNENHVPNLAIFSATIGARSWCPLTISGAHWLKIYIGHVTIITAIVTMGRGGSHARWVTTFQMSYSVDGNVFQDYKDAAGSYKTFQANKQHTGSVTIWLNPKIKAKFVKIYPKTWVPSTDILCMRAQLLGHKNGDIGAPAFMDITADIVANKNEDVSLPCTSTGDLPITTTWSHNGQVVQTSSSHSNLVLSHVNGSQAGSYNCTVTNSRGSNSRTTYLRVKEPLSMCSNYATLNDDSRLLSRVTSLLISDDVSINETNWYQFTGKAGYYHFPGHVVPEGRCGATASGWMSGTHPSVSEGVVKRTVCFHSNSQECRYSVSVYVRNCFGFYVYKLRKLDAAWNARYCVDHDKGGGSVKVFSQVSPGQGETRTQQIMHIEYHVTSEFTCMLYCLLHVGCHTFDYREPLKTCKLSNVTGPLYSGEEHSGAIYGTELQTSVN; encoded by the exons ATGAGGTCTTCACCTCAAGTAATCGGATGCTTCTATTTGGGACTTCTACTTGCAGTCTTCAAG GTCGCAGAAGCAGAGGGCTCTATTGCCGAAACAG aGTGCAGTGATGTTGTTGGTCTTTCCTCGGGGCAAATCGAAGGCTCGAAATTGAACTCAAGTTCCACAAAATATCCCGTTAACCTTTTCGGATCACATCAAGGACGACTCTACAATGCGCACGCGTGGTGCGCAACAAAAGATGACGCCGAGCCATATTTGGAAATAGATATTGGCTTCGTTCGCATGATTAAGTCGATTGCGACACAGGGAAACCCTAAGGATGATCAGTTTGTAACGTCATATGCTCTGGAGTCATACGTTATCCCTGAGGTTTGGGTTACATACTTGGAGACAGGGGCACGTCGTATT TTCCAGGGAAACAGTGATGGCGGGCAAAGCgttaaaaacattttgaagCACATCACCCCAGCTCGTAAGATACGTGTCCACCCAGTCACGTGGTACGGTCACGTGTGCCTCCGCGTTGAGTTATATGGCTGTGATGCAG ATCCGATGGTATCACTAGGAATGCACAGTGGCGAGATACCTGACTGGGCGATTACCGCTTCGTCTACATTCTCAACAACATATCCACCTCACAAAGGGAGACTTAACTGGATGTATAGTGGTAGCAAACAAGCTTGGGTTTCTGCTGTAAATGATGTGAATCAGTTTTTCCAAGTCAACCTACAAAGACGGCATTATGTTACAGCAGTCGCGACCCAGAGAAGGTTCTCGACTTCGCAGTACGTAACCTCTTACAAGGTGCAGCACTCTAAATCGTCGTGCGGTTCTTTTACCACCGTTCTCGACGAAAATGGACAGCATAAG GTCTTTCCTGGTAATGCAGACAACGAGGCAGTCGTCCGTAATATACTGCCGTATCCTCTCTATACACGTTGCGTGCGCATCTGTCCGCAAAGCTGGATAAATCACATCAGTTTACGAGCCGATATGTATACGTACGGAATAG CCTCCGCGGTGGACATGATAGAAGGCAATAATAACGCCGTTTACACGGCCTCGTCGTCTTATAACGAAAATCATGTCCCGAATCTTGCTATCTTTTCTGCCACGATTGGTGCGAGATCTTGGTGCCCCTTGACGATAAGTGGGGCGCATTGGCTCAAGATCTATATTGGACACGTGACTATCATAACTGCGATTGTAACGATGGGTCGGGGGGGTTCACATGCACGATGGGTTACCACCTTTCAG ATGTCCTACAGCGTCGACGGCAATGTGTTCCAAGACTACAAGGACGCGGCAGGATCATACAAG ACATTCCAAGCGAACAAGCAGCACACTGGTTCTGTGACGATTTGGCTTAATCCGAAGATCAAGGCAAAGTTTGTCAAAATATATCCTAAAACTTGGGTTCCTAGTACCGATATCCTCTGCATGAGGGCTCAGTTACTTGGACACAAAAATG GCGATATTGGTGCACCAGCCTTCATGGACATTACTGCAGACATCGTCGCGAACAAAAACGAAGACGTTTCCCTACCATGTACCTCTACTGGTGATCTACCAATCACAACAACGTGGAGCCATAATGGACAAGTGGTCCAGACAAGCTCGTCCCATTCAAATCTCGTTCTCAGTCACGTGAATGGCTCACAAGCTGGCAGCTACAACTGTACTGTCACCAACTCCCGCGGATCAAACTCCAGGACGACGTATCTTCGTGTCAAAG AACCGCTGAGCATGTGCTCCAATTACGCAACCCTCAACGATGACTCCCGTTTACTTTCACGCGTGACATCACTACTAATCAGCGATGACGTCAGCATTAACGAGACCAACTGGTACCAATTTACCGGCAAAGCCGGTTATTATCATTTCCCCGGTCACGTGGTGCCCGAAGGCCGCTGCGGCGCTACTGCTTCGGGGTGGATGAGTGGGACGCACCCGTCCGTATCCGAGGGCGTGGTCAAGCGGACTGTTTGTTTCCATAGCAACTCGCAGGAGTGCCGGTACAGTGTTTCGGTGTATGTGCGGAACTGTTTTGGTTTTTATGTCTATAAACTCAGAAAACTTGATGCCGCTTGGAATGCACGTTATTGCGTCGACCACGATAAAG GTGGAGGCTCTGTCAAGGTATTTTCTCAAGTATCACCCGGCCAGGGAGAAACCCGAACACAGCAGATCATGCACATCGAATACCACGTGACCAGTGAATTCACTTGCATGCTCTACTGCTTGCTCCACGTGGGGTGTCACACCTTCGACTATCGCGAGCCGTTGAAGACTTGTAAGCTGAGCAATGTGACTGGGCCTCTCTACTCGGGGGAAGAACACTCGGGGGCCATCTACGGGACGGAACTGCAAACAAGCGTTAACTGA
- the LOC5514016 gene encoding uncharacterized protein LOC5514016 isoform X2, with the protein MLLFGTSTCSLQECSDVVGLSSGQIEGSKLNSSSTKYPVNLFGSHQGRLYNAHAWCATKDDAEPYLEIDIGFVRMIKSIATQGNPKDDQFVTSYALESYVIPEVWVTYLETGARRIFQGNSDGGQSVKNILKHITPARKIRVHPVTWYGHVCLRVELYGCDADPMVSLGMHSGEIPDWAITASSTFSTTYPPHKGRLNWMYSGSKQAWVSAVNDVNQFFQVNLQRRHYVTAVATQRRFSTSQYVTSYKVQHSKSSCGSFTTVLDENGQHKVFPGNADNEAVVRNILPYPLYTRCVRICPQSWINHISLRADMYTYGIASAVDMIEGNNNAVYTASSSYNENHVPNLAIFSATIGARSWCPLTISGAHWLKIYIGHVTIITAIVTMGRGGSHARWVTTFQMSYSVDGNVFQDYKDAAGSYKTFQANKQHTGSVTIWLNPKIKAKFVKIYPKTWVPSTDILCMRAQLLGHKNGDIGAPAFMDITADIVANKNEDVSLPCTSTGDLPITTTWSHNGQVVQTSSSHSNLVLSHVNGSQAGSYNCTVTNSRGSNSRTTYLRVKEPLSMCSNYATLNDDSRLLSRVTSLLISDDVSINETNWYQFTGKAGYYHFPGHVVPEGRCGATASGWMSGTHPSVSEGVVKRTVCFHSNSQECRYSVSVYVRNCFGFYVYKLRKLDAAWNARYCVDHDKGGGSVKVFSQVSPGQGETRTQQIMHIEYHVTSEFTCMLYCLLHVGCHTFDYREPLKTCKLSNVTGPLYSGEEHSGAIYGTELQTSVN; encoded by the exons ATGCTTCTATTTGGGACTTCTACTTGCAGTCTTCAAG aGTGCAGTGATGTTGTTGGTCTTTCCTCGGGGCAAATCGAAGGCTCGAAATTGAACTCAAGTTCCACAAAATATCCCGTTAACCTTTTCGGATCACATCAAGGACGACTCTACAATGCGCACGCGTGGTGCGCAACAAAAGATGACGCCGAGCCATATTTGGAAATAGATATTGGCTTCGTTCGCATGATTAAGTCGATTGCGACACAGGGAAACCCTAAGGATGATCAGTTTGTAACGTCATATGCTCTGGAGTCATACGTTATCCCTGAGGTTTGGGTTACATACTTGGAGACAGGGGCACGTCGTATT TTCCAGGGAAACAGTGATGGCGGGCAAAGCgttaaaaacattttgaagCACATCACCCCAGCTCGTAAGATACGTGTCCACCCAGTCACGTGGTACGGTCACGTGTGCCTCCGCGTTGAGTTATATGGCTGTGATGCAG ATCCGATGGTATCACTAGGAATGCACAGTGGCGAGATACCTGACTGGGCGATTACCGCTTCGTCTACATTCTCAACAACATATCCACCTCACAAAGGGAGACTTAACTGGATGTATAGTGGTAGCAAACAAGCTTGGGTTTCTGCTGTAAATGATGTGAATCAGTTTTTCCAAGTCAACCTACAAAGACGGCATTATGTTACAGCAGTCGCGACCCAGAGAAGGTTCTCGACTTCGCAGTACGTAACCTCTTACAAGGTGCAGCACTCTAAATCGTCGTGCGGTTCTTTTACCACCGTTCTCGACGAAAATGGACAGCATAAG GTCTTTCCTGGTAATGCAGACAACGAGGCAGTCGTCCGTAATATACTGCCGTATCCTCTCTATACACGTTGCGTGCGCATCTGTCCGCAAAGCTGGATAAATCACATCAGTTTACGAGCCGATATGTATACGTACGGAATAG CCTCCGCGGTGGACATGATAGAAGGCAATAATAACGCCGTTTACACGGCCTCGTCGTCTTATAACGAAAATCATGTCCCGAATCTTGCTATCTTTTCTGCCACGATTGGTGCGAGATCTTGGTGCCCCTTGACGATAAGTGGGGCGCATTGGCTCAAGATCTATATTGGACACGTGACTATCATAACTGCGATTGTAACGATGGGTCGGGGGGGTTCACATGCACGATGGGTTACCACCTTTCAG ATGTCCTACAGCGTCGACGGCAATGTGTTCCAAGACTACAAGGACGCGGCAGGATCATACAAG ACATTCCAAGCGAACAAGCAGCACACTGGTTCTGTGACGATTTGGCTTAATCCGAAGATCAAGGCAAAGTTTGTCAAAATATATCCTAAAACTTGGGTTCCTAGTACCGATATCCTCTGCATGAGGGCTCAGTTACTTGGACACAAAAATG GCGATATTGGTGCACCAGCCTTCATGGACATTACTGCAGACATCGTCGCGAACAAAAACGAAGACGTTTCCCTACCATGTACCTCTACTGGTGATCTACCAATCACAACAACGTGGAGCCATAATGGACAAGTGGTCCAGACAAGCTCGTCCCATTCAAATCTCGTTCTCAGTCACGTGAATGGCTCACAAGCTGGCAGCTACAACTGTACTGTCACCAACTCCCGCGGATCAAACTCCAGGACGACGTATCTTCGTGTCAAAG AACCGCTGAGCATGTGCTCCAATTACGCAACCCTCAACGATGACTCCCGTTTACTTTCACGCGTGACATCACTACTAATCAGCGATGACGTCAGCATTAACGAGACCAACTGGTACCAATTTACCGGCAAAGCCGGTTATTATCATTTCCCCGGTCACGTGGTGCCCGAAGGCCGCTGCGGCGCTACTGCTTCGGGGTGGATGAGTGGGACGCACCCGTCCGTATCCGAGGGCGTGGTCAAGCGGACTGTTTGTTTCCATAGCAACTCGCAGGAGTGCCGGTACAGTGTTTCGGTGTATGTGCGGAACTGTTTTGGTTTTTATGTCTATAAACTCAGAAAACTTGATGCCGCTTGGAATGCACGTTATTGCGTCGACCACGATAAAG GTGGAGGCTCTGTCAAGGTATTTTCTCAAGTATCACCCGGCCAGGGAGAAACCCGAACACAGCAGATCATGCACATCGAATACCACGTGACCAGTGAATTCACTTGCATGCTCTACTGCTTGCTCCACGTGGGGTGTCACACCTTCGACTATCGCGAGCCGTTGAAGACTTGTAAGCTGAGCAATGTGACTGGGCCTCTCTACTCGGGGGAAGAACACTCGGGGGCCATCTACGGGACGGAACTGCAAACAAGCGTTAACTGA